A single region of the Desulfomonile tiedjei genome encodes:
- a CDS encoding class I SAM-dependent methyltransferase translates to MQQDRERWDKRHLEERSTAPTPDPWLVEHAGMLESGQCLDLACGRGGNALFVAERRYTVHAVDISLTALSDLQTEANRRNLDVQCIVMDLDYCSLPAGPYDLVLVFYFFEPRLMGAIKDCLKPGGLIIYATYNHRHTSVKPGFNVAYLVPPTGLVPYFPHFEILLNEPYAGENGNITRMIGRKEPCKQ, encoded by the coding sequence TTGCAGCAGGACCGCGAAAGGTGGGATAAGCGCCACCTGGAGGAGAGAAGCACTGCTCCGACACCAGATCCTTGGCTGGTGGAACACGCCGGCATGCTCGAATCAGGGCAATGCCTCGATCTGGCCTGCGGCCGGGGTGGGAATGCGCTTTTTGTGGCGGAGAGAAGGTACACGGTCCATGCCGTTGATATAAGTCTCACTGCCCTGTCCGACCTGCAAACCGAGGCAAATCGGCGCAATCTTGACGTGCAATGCATCGTTATGGATCTGGATTACTGCTCACTCCCGGCAGGTCCTTACGACCTTGTCCTGGTGTTTTACTTTTTCGAACCGCGACTTATGGGCGCGATCAAGGACTGCCTCAAACCGGGCGGTTTGATCATCTACGCCACCTACAATCACAGGCACACGAGTGTGAAGCCCGGATTCAACGTCGCGTATCTTGTGCCGCCCACAGGACTCGTCCCTTACTTCCCCCACTTTGAAATACTTCTCAACGAACCATACGCGGGGGAAAACGGAAACATAACCCGTATGATCGGCCGAAAAGAACCTTGTAAACAATAG
- a CDS encoding ankyrin repeat domain-containing protein, translated as MALSTCYECGDRVSTLADACPHCGAPMQNKLIHASGMGNLASVNELLQSGADVNARDAESWSALILACREGHTAVVKILLGNGADIHVKDKNGWTPLMWAAANGNSEIMKLVLEKGADLEARDQYGATALMKACRRGFQDVVALLLDKGVRVNAEDDYGWTALMRASRRGYAGVVNQLLDAGAKTEARDQYGATALIVAASEGYPDVVNALLKAGADPHARDRNGWTALMWASSAGNAEVVDILKAVAAQ; from the coding sequence ATGGCACTAAGCACATGTTACGAATGCGGAGACAGGGTCTCCACCTTGGCCGACGCATGTCCCCATTGCGGCGCGCCAATGCAAAACAAGCTCATACATGCGTCAGGCATGGGTAATTTGGCAAGTGTGAACGAACTGCTGCAAAGCGGCGCGGATGTCAACGCGAGGGATGCGGAAAGCTGGTCCGCGTTGATCTTGGCCTGCCGAGAAGGTCACACAGCCGTAGTTAAGATCCTTCTGGGAAACGGCGCTGACATTCATGTGAAGGACAAAAACGGCTGGACGCCGTTGATGTGGGCAGCTGCCAACGGCAATTCGGAAATAATGAAGCTTGTGCTGGAGAAAGGCGCGGACCTGGAAGCACGTGATCAATACGGGGCTACCGCCTTAATGAAGGCCTGTCGCCGCGGGTTTCAAGACGTGGTCGCACTTCTCCTGGACAAAGGCGTCAGGGTTAACGCCGAGGACGATTACGGCTGGACCGCGCTCATGAGGGCGTCGCGGCGGGGCTATGCGGGCGTGGTTAACCAACTGCTGGATGCCGGGGCAAAGACGGAGGCTCGAGATCAGTACGGCGCTACGGCATTGATTGTCGCCGCTTCCGAGGGCTACCCCGATGTGGTGAACGCACTGCTGAAAGCAGGGGCTGACCCACATGCTCGGGACAGAAACGGCTGGACCGCGCTCATGTGGGCTTCATCCGCAGGAAACGCCGAAGTAGTGGACATATTGAAGGCAGTGGCGGCTCAGTAG
- a CDS encoding nitroreductase family protein, with product MSLFTVDQEKCKRDGHCVAECPARIIEMKTKESFPALIDGGAELCINCGHCVAVCPHSAMSLNTMKTENCPPVRKDLLPTAEQTEHFFRARRSIRTYKKDPVDQATLSQLIEMARYAPSGHNWQPVNWLVIDNADEVQRLAGIVVDWMRIMIKDHPEVAEPMHFDRVVKIWEGGVDRVLRGAPHLIVAHGEAVPPTQSACVIALSYLELAAFSLGLGACWAGYFNAAATFYPPMQETLALPKGHQSFGAMMVGYPKYQYHRLPLRNEAKITWRR from the coding sequence ATGAGTTTGTTTACGGTCGACCAGGAAAAGTGCAAGCGTGACGGACACTGTGTGGCGGAGTGCCCTGCGCGGATTATTGAAATGAAGACCAAAGAGTCTTTTCCCGCCCTGATTGACGGCGGTGCGGAACTCTGCATCAATTGCGGCCACTGCGTCGCGGTTTGCCCGCACAGTGCGATGTCTCTGAACACCATGAAGACGGAGAATTGCCCTCCCGTGCGCAAAGACCTTCTGCCGACCGCGGAACAAACCGAGCATTTCTTCCGAGCGCGACGTTCAATTCGTACGTACAAGAAAGACCCCGTGGATCAGGCGACCCTAAGCCAGTTGATCGAGATGGCTAGATATGCGCCTTCGGGCCACAATTGGCAACCCGTGAACTGGCTGGTCATCGACAACGCAGACGAAGTACAAAGGCTGGCAGGTATTGTGGTGGACTGGATGCGAATAATGATCAAGGACCACCCTGAAGTGGCTGAGCCGATGCATTTCGACCGAGTGGTTAAGATCTGGGAAGGCGGAGTAGACAGGGTGCTCCGAGGCGCGCCGCATTTGATCGTGGCTCATGGTGAGGCGGTTCCGCCTACTCAATCGGCATGCGTCATAGCTCTTTCATATTTGGAGCTGGCCGCGTTCTCTCTGGGGCTGGGGGCCTGCTGGGCGGGATATTTCAATGCGGCGGCCACCTTCTATCCGCCGATGCAGGAGACCCTTGCACTTCCCAAGGGCCATCAATCCTTCGGCGCGATGATGGTTGGCTATCCGAAATACCAATATCACAGGCTACCCTTGAGAAATGAGGCCAAGATTACCTGGCGGCGGTAG
- a CDS encoding MarR family transcriptional regulator produces the protein MPYQDCIVYLLAKAYQRAHAVAKHRMATYGLTPIQHLVLGALCQSEGISAGDLGKKLVLDPATLSGILDRMAEAGWLVKETDPGDKRFLQLYLTDRGKTLAPKLMEERDKANEEILRNLSFEEKVLLKRLLKDLRD, from the coding sequence ATGCCCTATCAGGACTGTATAGTCTACCTGTTGGCCAAAGCCTATCAACGCGCACATGCCGTCGCCAAGCATCGCATGGCCACCTATGGTCTGACTCCAATCCAGCACCTCGTCCTTGGCGCGTTATGTCAAAGCGAGGGAATATCAGCGGGGGATTTAGGAAAAAAGCTAGTACTGGATCCGGCTACTCTTTCCGGGATCCTGGACCGGATGGCCGAAGCGGGGTGGCTCGTCAAGGAAACCGATCCAGGAGACAAGCGGTTCCTGCAGCTATATCTCACGGACCGGGGTAAAACGCTGGCGCCGAAGCTGATGGAAGAACGGGACAAGGCCAATGAAGAAATTCTGCGGAATCTGTCCTTTGAAGAGAAAGTCCTTCTGAAAAGACTCTTGAAAGACCTGAGGGACTAG
- a CDS encoding 4Fe-4S binding protein, with translation MTAKVYYDLREQLDQYSMGFPSTESGVELKILEKLFSEEEAELFLHLSMMLEPPEAIAQRSGKEPAAVAAMLERMVDKGLIFRVKKEDSSKYGAAPFVVGSWEYQAKDLDRGLAELCEQYFVEALGKKGLGQMPPLRTIPVNKSIDHLWPVAPYEDVKKIIETKAKIAAANCICRMQQGLLDKGCDKPLEVCLQFGSHAQYYVDKGMARFITQEEALGIIDKCDEAGLVPQPFISQDAGGMCNCCGDCCGILRSIKMDPKPAERVLANYYAAVDPDACSACETCVDRCQMEAIKVGDNEVAVVDRDRCIGCGLCVTTCPSEALSLQAKPESERKEPPATGKDYMMQLASARGKSLIPLVVTRK, from the coding sequence ATGACCGCGAAAGTATACTACGATTTGCGTGAACAGTTGGACCAGTATTCAATGGGATTTCCTTCAACCGAATCCGGAGTCGAACTGAAAATCCTGGAGAAGCTGTTTTCGGAAGAAGAAGCCGAGCTGTTTCTGCATCTCAGCATGATGCTGGAACCACCCGAAGCCATAGCTCAACGAAGTGGCAAGGAGCCGGCCGCGGTGGCTGCCATGCTGGAACGCATGGTAGACAAGGGCCTCATTTTCAGGGTCAAGAAGGAGGACAGCTCCAAATACGGGGCCGCGCCTTTTGTCGTCGGCTCTTGGGAGTATCAAGCAAAAGACCTGGACAGGGGGCTGGCAGAACTGTGCGAGCAGTATTTCGTGGAGGCCCTTGGCAAAAAGGGGCTAGGCCAGATGCCGCCCTTGCGCACTATACCGGTCAACAAGTCAATTGACCATTTGTGGCCCGTGGCGCCGTACGAAGACGTGAAGAAAATTATTGAAACCAAGGCCAAGATCGCGGCGGCAAACTGCATATGCAGGATGCAGCAGGGCCTTTTGGACAAGGGATGCGACAAACCGCTGGAGGTCTGCCTTCAGTTTGGAAGCCACGCTCAGTATTACGTTGATAAAGGCATGGCCCGCTTTATCACACAAGAGGAGGCTCTTGGCATAATCGACAAGTGCGACGAAGCCGGCCTCGTGCCGCAGCCGTTCATTTCTCAAGACGCGGGCGGTATGTGTAACTGTTGCGGGGACTGCTGCGGGATTCTTCGTTCAATCAAAATGGACCCCAAACCTGCGGAAAGGGTTTTGGCGAATTACTACGCGGCAGTCGATCCGGATGCCTGCTCGGCTTGCGAGACCTGCGTAGACCGCTGCCAAATGGAAGCCATCAAAGTGGGAGACAATGAGGTGGCGGTAGTGGACCGTGACCGGTGCATCGGCTGCGGGTTGTGCGTTACCACGTGTCCCAGCGAAGCACTCTCGCTGCAAGCAAAGCCCGAATCCGAGCGCAAAGAGCCGCCGGCCACGGGAAAGGACTACATGATGCAACTCGCGTCGGCCCGAGGGAAATCCCTTATCCCGCTCGTTGTAACAAGAAAGTAG
- a CDS encoding molybdopterin-dependent oxidoreductase, protein MSSWQKTSCACCGQNCGLEVMVEGNRITKVRADNQNPRSEGYCCRKGLKIAHYQHHEDRLKMPLKRVNGEFKEVSWDQALDEIAEKLKSTVETYGPRSLAYMGGGGQGCHFEAAFGVRLLRGLGSHYHYSPLAQELTGYFWVNGRGLGRQYLGTHPDHKETDMLLAVGWNGWMSHQMPQARRHLKRISEDPDKLLVVIDPRRSETAQKADIHLAIRPGTDALLFRSMISIILREGWQKTDYIADHVSGFDEIQPWFLDFDPRPAIALCQLDYDQVFDLCRLLSTRKWSCHSDLGILMGRHSTVTSYLELILLAICGRIGAPGGNFIPGSIMPIGSHSDERDPKTWRTTATDFPAIMGYFPPNVMPEEILADRPDRLRAVFVSASNPLRSYADTTAYEQAFKALDLLVAVDVAFTETASLAHYVLPAKSAYEKWDGTFFTWNFPEIFFQMRRPVVEAEGECLEEGEILTRLADRLGLLPEIPQTLHDAAFGDRMNFGMQLMAFAQSEPRAMKFMPFILGKTLGKALGSVNLSALWGMLQVAPKSSRENAARAGFNPGPTMGEEIFKAIIDHPEGIWIGKCDASNPLDELRTEDKRINVLIPELAEAIKGIDVQSEEVGLRMNPDYPLLLAAGRHMDYNANTIMRDPAWNKGKSRPCTLMMHPDDAVALGLADGLTVRVTTEAGSEDIDLEVTDAARRGQVIMPHGFGLIHTGRKHGANVNRLTKNTNRDPVAATPLHRFVPCRVTAV, encoded by the coding sequence ATGTCATCGTGGCAAAAAACGAGCTGTGCGTGTTGCGGTCAAAACTGTGGCCTCGAAGTGATGGTCGAGGGGAACAGGATAACCAAGGTTCGCGCTGACAACCAAAACCCTCGCAGCGAGGGGTACTGTTGTCGCAAGGGGCTGAAAATAGCTCATTATCAACACCACGAAGATCGTCTGAAAATGCCTCTCAAACGGGTAAATGGAGAATTCAAAGAGGTATCATGGGACCAGGCACTGGACGAGATTGCGGAAAAGCTCAAATCAACCGTCGAAACCTACGGGCCTCGCTCCCTCGCCTACATGGGCGGAGGCGGCCAGGGGTGCCACTTTGAGGCCGCGTTCGGGGTGCGCCTTCTGCGAGGATTGGGGTCGCACTATCACTACAGCCCGCTTGCTCAGGAGCTGACAGGCTACTTCTGGGTAAACGGACGAGGGTTGGGGCGTCAGTACTTGGGGACCCACCCTGACCACAAAGAAACCGACATGCTGCTAGCGGTCGGCTGGAACGGCTGGATGAGCCACCAAATGCCGCAAGCGCGGCGGCATCTGAAGAGAATTTCCGAAGACCCTGACAAGTTGCTCGTGGTGATCGATCCCAGACGTTCGGAGACCGCACAGAAAGCGGACATTCACCTGGCGATTCGCCCGGGTACGGACGCCCTGCTCTTTCGATCCATGATCAGTATTATTCTTCGGGAGGGTTGGCAAAAGACCGACTATATTGCAGACCACGTGAGCGGCTTCGACGAGATTCAGCCATGGTTCCTTGACTTCGACCCCCGTCCTGCCATAGCCCTTTGCCAACTGGACTATGATCAGGTTTTCGACCTCTGCCGGCTCCTCTCCACTCGGAAATGGTCATGTCACTCGGATTTGGGCATCCTTATGGGGCGCCACAGTACCGTCACGTCCTACCTGGAATTGATCCTTCTAGCCATTTGCGGACGCATAGGGGCCCCCGGAGGGAACTTCATACCGGGCTCCATAATGCCTATCGGCTCTCATTCCGACGAACGTGACCCCAAGACCTGGCGTACCACGGCCACGGATTTTCCTGCAATCATGGGCTATTTTCCGCCAAACGTCATGCCTGAAGAGATACTGGCAGATCGGCCGGATCGGCTGCGTGCGGTATTTGTGAGCGCCTCCAATCCGTTGCGATCGTATGCGGATACCACGGCCTATGAACAGGCTTTCAAGGCCCTCGACCTCCTGGTGGCGGTAGACGTGGCCTTCACCGAGACGGCCAGTCTTGCCCATTACGTGCTGCCAGCCAAATCTGCGTACGAAAAATGGGATGGAACGTTTTTCACTTGGAACTTCCCCGAAATATTCTTCCAGATGCGGCGCCCGGTAGTTGAAGCTGAGGGAGAATGCCTGGAGGAGGGAGAGATCCTCACACGACTCGCGGACCGGCTTGGTCTACTCCCGGAAATTCCTCAAACGCTGCACGACGCAGCCTTCGGAGACCGCATGAATTTCGGCATGCAGCTTATGGCTTTCGCTCAAAGTGAGCCCCGTGCGATGAAATTCATGCCTTTCATTCTCGGTAAGACGCTCGGGAAGGCGCTTGGGTCTGTAAATCTTTCCGCACTATGGGGCATGTTGCAGGTCGCGCCCAAATCCTCCCGGGAGAACGCCGCCCGCGCGGGATTCAATCCCGGACCCACTATGGGGGAAGAGATTTTTAAGGCCATTATCGATCACCCCGAAGGGATTTGGATCGGCAAATGCGATGCTTCAAATCCTCTGGATGAACTCCGAACCGAGGATAAGCGAATAAACGTTTTGATTCCCGAACTCGCGGAAGCCATCAAGGGTATAGACGTTCAGAGTGAAGAGGTAGGCCTGCGCATGAATCCGGACTACCCGCTCCTACTCGCGGCGGGTCGCCACATGGATTACAACGCGAACACGATCATGAGGGACCCGGCCTGGAACAAGGGAAAGAGCAGACCCTGCACGCTGATGATGCACCCTGACGATGCCGTCGCCCTTGGTCTTGCAGACGGCCTGACCGTGAGAGTAACGACCGAAGCAGGGTCGGAGGATATCGACTTGGAAGTTACGGACGCGGCCCGACGGGGTCAGGTCATCATGCCTCACGGGTTCGGGCTAATACACACAGGCCGAAAACACGGCGCCAACGTGAATCGGCTGACGAAGAATACCAACAGGGACCCTGTAGCAGCGACGCCGCTCCACCGATTCGTTCCGTGCCGGGTAACAGCGGTGTGA
- a CDS encoding class I SAM-dependent methyltransferase has product MNQDLSFSFGRNWRNFLKSFDRERLRIAEASLREFLNLPDLKGRSFVDIGCGSGLFSYAAFNLGAERIVSFDVDPESVQCCKYLHDLAGKPSNWEIHEGSILDRGFVLGLGTFDLVYSWGVLHHTGKMWEAIDAAAGLVNPGGLYYIALYNKILARDGGAAWVHSFWLAVKRTYNSWPRLSVYLLEYPALAAYLAMVAAKGQNPFTHVKNYRSHRGMSWRTDATDWLGGYPYEFATVEEVFRFIKEKFPDFNLVNIKVTSGRGLNWFLFENTVKR; this is encoded by the coding sequence ATGAACCAGGACCTGTCTTTTTCGTTCGGCCGCAACTGGCGGAATTTCCTCAAGAGCTTTGATCGAGAAAGGCTGCGGATAGCTGAAGCCTCACTCAGGGAGTTCCTCAATCTGCCTGACCTGAAAGGCCGGAGCTTCGTGGACATCGGTTGCGGGAGCGGTTTATTCTCGTACGCTGCGTTCAACCTGGGCGCGGAGAGAATAGTCAGCTTTGACGTAGACCCCGAGAGCGTACAATGCTGTAAATACCTCCACGACTTGGCCGGGAAGCCGTCCAACTGGGAGATTCACGAAGGCTCCATCCTGGACAGGGGTTTTGTTTTAGGGCTCGGGACCTTTGACCTGGTTTATTCGTGGGGAGTGCTTCATCACACGGGAAAAATGTGGGAGGCCATTGACGCCGCCGCCGGCCTGGTCAATCCGGGCGGGCTCTACTACATAGCCCTTTACAACAAAATCCTGGCCAGAGACGGCGGCGCGGCATGGGTTCACTCATTCTGGCTGGCAGTGAAGAGAACTTACAATTCTTGGCCGAGGCTGAGCGTTTATCTGCTCGAATACCCGGCCCTGGCCGCATACTTGGCTATGGTGGCCGCAAAAGGGCAGAATCCGTTCACGCATGTGAAGAACTACAGGTCCCACCGGGGAATGAGCTGGCGAACCGATGCAACAGACTGGTTAGGCGGATATCCGTACGAGTTTGCTACGGTGGAAGAAGTGTTCAGGTTCATCAAAGAAAAATTCCCCGACTTCAACCTCGTCAACATTAAGGTCACGAGCGGCCGGGGATTGAATTGGTTTCTTTTTGAAAATACCGTGAAAAGATGA